In Flavobacterium sp. N1736, the following are encoded in one genomic region:
- a CDS encoding carboxypeptidase-like regulatory domain-containing protein: MINKVLCVLCVVLSQTAWTQNQERVIVNGKIISNSNDLEGVYVVNAQTEAMTTTKADGSFSIMANPGDTLVFSSIQFKENRVLLTAENFSDLNFTVKLNLVIHQLQEVIVRRYDNINAVALGIIPAGQKTYTEAERKLHTATALNATASAELMAGGSISADPLLNFLSGRTAMLKKEVVVEKKEFFMKLLENMFSLDHFVNRLKIPNEYVKGFEYYAVDNDKFTTILNSKNKTSTEFLLGELAVKYKEILAVENK; encoded by the coding sequence TTGATCAATAAGGTTTTATGTGTTTTATGTGTTGTTTTGAGCCAAACTGCGTGGACTCAAAATCAGGAACGTGTTATTGTAAACGGTAAAATCATTTCAAATTCAAATGATCTGGAAGGTGTTTATGTGGTTAATGCGCAAACTGAAGCTATGACAACAACCAAAGCTGACGGATCTTTTTCGATTATGGCAAATCCTGGCGATACGCTTGTTTTTTCATCGATTCAATTTAAAGAAAACAGGGTTTTGTTAACAGCCGAAAATTTTTCGGACCTTAATTTTACCGTAAAACTAAATCTTGTAATACATCAATTGCAGGAAGTGATTGTTAGAAGATATGATAATATAAATGCTGTTGCGCTGGGAATTATTCCCGCAGGACAAAAAACATATACTGAAGCCGAAAGAAAATTACATACAGCTACGGCTTTAAATGCTACGGCTAGTGCAGAACTAATGGCCGGAGGTTCAATTTCGGCAGATCCTTTGCTGAATTTTTTATCCGGACGCACGGCAATGCTCAAAAAAGAGGTTGTAGTTGAGAAAAAAGAGTTTTTCATGAAACTTTTAGAGAATATGTTTAGTCTGGATCATTTTGTTAACCGACTAAAAATTCCAAATGAATATGTTAAAGGATTTGAATATTATGCCGTTGATAATGATAAGTTCACGACAATTTTGAATTCTAAAAATAAAACTTCAACAGAATTTCTTTTAGGAGAACTGGCTGTTAAATATAAAGAAATACTAGCTGTTGAAAACAAATAA
- a CDS encoding carboxypeptidase-like regulatory domain-containing protein: MKTNNFLLILFLWITQISFGQTTGAKEILGQVFEQSTSVEGVNIINNTTQVTTVSDVNGMFSIVAKEGDVLVFSSVNLEPFKRRITAEDLVSNLVQVKMVAKQIELKEVVVNENANINAENLGIIPAGQKKYTPAERKVYTATSTSVDKLLNAMSGRTKMLKKEVEVEKKEALFRKMEYLFEENYYTERLKISTEDIKGFQLYCIEDTEFAVSLSSKNKTMSMFLITELARKYLKILENEK; the protein is encoded by the coding sequence TTGAAAACAAATAACTTTTTACTGATACTTTTTTTGTGGATTACTCAAATTTCATTTGGACAAACTACGGGCGCCAAAGAAATTCTCGGGCAGGTATTCGAACAATCAACTTCTGTTGAAGGTGTAAATATTATCAATAATACAACGCAGGTTACGACGGTTTCTGATGTAAACGGAATGTTTTCGATTGTTGCCAAAGAAGGTGATGTGCTGGTTTTTTCATCTGTAAATTTAGAACCGTTTAAACGGAGAATTACGGCTGAAGATTTAGTTTCTAATTTGGTTCAGGTTAAAATGGTTGCGAAGCAAATTGAATTGAAAGAAGTTGTGGTAAATGAAAACGCGAATATTAATGCTGAAAATCTTGGCATTATTCCTGCCGGACAAAAAAAATATACACCGGCAGAACGAAAAGTTTATACGGCGACATCTACTTCTGTAGATAAATTATTGAACGCAATGTCCGGGCGAACTAAAATGCTGAAAAAAGAGGTTGAAGTAGAGAAAAAAGAGGCGCTTTTTAGAAAAATGGAATACCTTTTTGAGGAGAACTATTATACGGAAAGATTGAAAATTTCTACAGAAGATATTAAAGGATTTCAGTTATATTGCATAGAAGATACCGAATTTGCTGTATCTTTGAGTAGTAAAAACAAAACAATGAGTATGTTTTTAATAACCGAATTAGCCAGAAAGTATCTAAAAATTCTAGAAAATGAAAAATAG
- a CDS encoding DUF6702 family protein yields the protein MKKRLVYFLIGILFISLSSFAFHKFYMGVYQINYAAEKKMIQITSRIFIDDLNNGMEKKYHKKTFVGTEKETQEDIDLLKKYLSENFTIKINGQSKAITFLSKEVEAGDVLVCYSRIKDIDKFKTIEISNTILVDWNAEQQNITHITAFGTKKSVLFTESSRKEVLKY from the coding sequence ATGAAAAAAAGATTAGTTTATTTCTTAATTGGGATCTTGTTTATATCGTTGTCATCTTTTGCGTTTCATAAATTTTATATGGGCGTTTACCAGATCAATTATGCGGCTGAGAAAAAGATGATTCAAATTACATCGCGTATTTTTATTGATGATTTGAATAATGGTATGGAAAAAAAGTACCATAAAAAAACATTCGTCGGAACGGAGAAAGAAACACAGGAAGATATAGATTTATTAAAAAAATACCTTTCGGAAAATTTCACCATAAAAATAAACGGACAATCTAAGGCAATTACTTTTTTATCTAAAGAAGTCGAAGCCGGAGATGTGCTCGTTTGTTATTCCCGAATAAAAGATATTGACAAGTTTAAGACAATTGAAATTTCAAATACTATTTTGGTCGATTGGAATGCTGAACAGCAGAATATTACACATATTACAGCTTTTGGTACTAAAAAGAGTGTTCTCTTTACAGAATCTTCAAGGAAAGAAGTGTTAAAGTACTAA
- the pepE gene encoding dipeptidase PepE: MKSIIIASTSTLHEGSYLEYLLPTLQVHFKNCKSVLFIPYARPGGISHDDYTAKVSQAFAAININVKGIHEFENAEDAIKNAEGIFTGGGNTFLLVTKLYYHNVMQILSETVKNGTPYLGTSAGSNICGLSMQTTNDMPIVYPPSFQTLGLIPFNLNPHYLDADLQSKHMGETRETRIKEFHAFNSIPVLGLREGSWLEVKGEKITLKGNLKARLFLQNENPQELETETDLSNLK; the protein is encoded by the coding sequence ATGAAAAGCATTATTATTGCCAGTACATCTACATTGCACGAAGGCAGCTATTTAGAGTATTTATTACCTACTTTACAAGTCCATTTTAAAAATTGTAAAAGCGTTTTATTTATTCCTTACGCACGTCCGGGCGGAATTTCGCACGATGATTATACCGCAAAAGTGTCGCAGGCATTTGCAGCAATTAACATAAATGTAAAAGGAATTCATGAATTTGAAAACGCCGAAGACGCCATAAAAAATGCCGAAGGAATATTTACCGGAGGAGGAAATACTTTTTTATTGGTCACTAAATTATACTATCATAATGTGATGCAGATTCTTTCTGAAACCGTAAAAAACGGAACACCTTATTTAGGTACAAGCGCCGGAAGTAATATTTGCGGTTTATCGATGCAGACTACGAACGATATGCCAATTGTTTATCCGCCAAGTTTCCAGACTTTGGGTTTGATTCCTTTTAATTTAAATCCGCATTATTTAGATGCCGATTTACAATCAAAACATATGGGAGAAACCCGCGAAACGAGAATTAAGGAATTTCATGCTTTTAACTCGATTCCGGTTTTAGGTTTAAGAGAAGGAAGCTGGCTTGAAGTAAAAGGAGAAAAAATCACCCTGAAAGGAAATTTAAAAGCTCGTTTGTTCCTGCAAAATGAAAATCCTCAGGAATTAGAAACAGAAACTGATTTGAGTAATTTGAAATAA
- a CDS encoding murein L,D-transpeptidase catalytic domain family protein, protein MIYKIYPLLVFLLLSFGKDTKNTPELKETANRTLAKVEKLSVDAKIESVYNTLNSNHFELPELRTFSEALKGFYLLKEKGIVKKDILTLIDFSLSSNIKRLWVIDLNSNKILFHSLVAHGRNTGEEFADAFSNSNSSFKSSLGFYATGEVYQGKHGVSLKLDGLEKGVNDHARERAVVMHGADYVSESFIRNNKRLGRSQGCPAIPFELTNEIIQTIKDKSCLYIYHPSRSFAMEEKLIS, encoded by the coding sequence ATGATTTACAAAATTTATCCCTTGTTGGTATTTTTGCTATTGTCTTTTGGAAAAGACACAAAAAATACTCCCGAATTAAAAGAGACGGCTAATAGAACTCTTGCTAAAGTTGAAAAACTTAGTGTAGATGCTAAAATTGAAAGTGTTTATAATACATTAAATTCTAACCATTTCGAGTTACCTGAACTTAGAACTTTTTCTGAAGCATTAAAAGGCTTTTACTTATTGAAAGAGAAAGGAATTGTTAAAAAAGACATTCTAACGCTGATTGATTTCAGTTTGTCATCCAACATCAAACGCCTTTGGGTAATTGATTTAAATTCAAATAAAATTTTATTTCATTCTTTGGTTGCTCATGGAAGAAACACGGGAGAAGAATTTGCTGATGCATTTTCAAATTCAAATTCATCTTTTAAAAGCAGCTTAGGTTTTTATGCAACCGGTGAAGTTTATCAGGGAAAACATGGTGTTTCACTAAAATTAGATGGTTTAGAAAAAGGAGTAAATGATCATGCCCGCGAAAGAGCTGTTGTGATGCACGGTGCTGATTATGTTTCTGAATCGTTCATCAGAAATAATAAAAGATTAGGCAGAAGCCAGGGTTGTCCGGCAATTCCGTTTGAATTAACAAACGAAATTATCCAAACAATAAAAGATAAATCATGTTTGTACATCTACCATCCGTCAAGAAGTTTTGCGATGGAAGAAAAACTAATCTCTTAG
- the gpmI gene encoding 2,3-bisphosphoglycerate-independent phosphoglycerate mutase: MNKKVILMILDGWGKSPDPKVSAIDNAHVPFINSLYQNYPSAQLRTDGLNVGLPEGQMGNSEVGHMNLGAGRIVYQDLAKINLAVAHKTLAKEQVLIDAFTYAKENNKKVHFLGLVSDGGVHSHTSHLRGLIDASQEYGLENVFIHAFTDGRDVDPKSGAKYIHDLDEYIKETPVKIASIIGRYYAMDRDKRWERVKLAYDLLVNAKGTPSQNAVASVLDSYANQVTDEFIEPIVMVDENENPLATIIEGDVVIFFNFRTDRGRELTEALSQQDFHEQNMHKLNLYYVTLTNYDETYQNVKVVYNKDNITETLGEVLEKAGKKQIRIAETEKYPHVTFFFSGGRETPFEGETRILRNSPKVATYDLQPEMSAFELTEALVPELNKGEVDFVCLNFANGDMVGHTGIMSAAILACEAVDKCVKQVVEAALANDYTTIVIADHGNCETMINPDGSPNTAHTTNPVPIILVDKQLKNINDGVLGDIAPTILELMGVQQPAAMTCHSLL; this comes from the coding sequence ATGAACAAAAAAGTTATCCTTATGATTTTAGATGGTTGGGGAAAATCTCCTGACCCTAAAGTATCTGCAATAGACAATGCACATGTTCCTTTTATAAACAGTCTCTACCAAAATTACCCAAGCGCACAACTTAGAACTGATGGTTTAAACGTAGGTTTACCTGAAGGACAAATGGGAAACAGCGAAGTGGGTCATATGAATCTTGGTGCCGGAAGAATTGTGTATCAGGATTTAGCCAAAATAAATCTGGCAGTAGCACACAAAACCCTTGCAAAAGAGCAAGTACTTATTGATGCTTTTACTTATGCCAAAGAAAATAACAAAAAAGTACACTTTTTAGGATTAGTTTCTGATGGAGGTGTTCACTCTCATACTTCTCATTTACGCGGATTAATCGATGCTTCTCAGGAATATGGTCTGGAAAATGTTTTTATTCACGCTTTTACAGATGGTCGTGATGTTGACCCGAAATCCGGAGCAAAATACATTCACGATTTAGATGAATATATTAAAGAAACTCCCGTAAAAATTGCTTCGATTATTGGTCGTTATTATGCAATGGATCGTGACAAACGCTGGGAACGCGTAAAACTTGCGTATGATTTATTGGTAAATGCAAAAGGAACTCCGTCTCAAAATGCAGTTGCGAGTGTTCTTGACAGTTATGCCAATCAGGTTACAGACGAATTTATCGAGCCAATTGTAATGGTTGATGAAAACGAAAATCCATTGGCTACAATTATTGAAGGCGATGTTGTAATTTTCTTTAATTTTAGAACAGACAGAGGTCGTGAACTTACAGAAGCACTTTCGCAGCAGGATTTTCACGAGCAAAACATGCACAAATTAAACCTGTATTATGTTACGCTTACAAACTACGATGAAACGTACCAAAACGTAAAAGTGGTTTATAACAAAGATAATATTACCGAAACTCTTGGTGAAGTTTTAGAAAAAGCCGGCAAAAAACAAATTCGTATTGCCGAAACGGAGAAATATCCACACGTAACGTTCTTCTTTTCCGGTGGTAGAGAAACTCCTTTTGAAGGTGAAACCAGAATTTTAAGAAATTCTCCTAAAGTTGCTACTTACGATTTACAACCCGAAATGAGTGCTTTTGAACTTACAGAAGCTCTTGTTCCTGAATTAAATAAAGGTGAAGTTGATTTTGTGTGTTTAAATTTTGCCAACGGCGATATGGTTGGACATACAGGAATCATGAGCGCTGCAATTTTAGCCTGTGAAGCTGTTGATAAATGTGTTAAACAGGTTGTCGAAGCCGCTCTTGCAAACGATTATACTACAATTGTAATTGCCGATCACGGAAATTGTGAAACCATGATTAATCCTGACGGAAGCCCAAATACCGCACACACAACAAACCCGGTGCCGATTATTTTGGTTGACAAACAATTAAAAAACATAAACGATGGTGTTTTAGGCGACATCGCCCCTACTATTTTAGAATTAATGGGCGTTCAGCAACCGGCAGCAATGACTTGTCATTCGCTGTTGTAG
- a CDS encoding GNAT family N-acetyltransferase, translating into MNIIKEIPSKDTYIVRQPVLRKGKPIESCIFEGDDLKSTHHFGLFDNEELIGIISLFSQTNTIFADENQAQIRGMAILENHQKKGYGEALVKHCEFFCKAQNVDLIWFNARTAAVGFYKKMNYQIIGEPFDIKDVGEHYLMFKKL; encoded by the coding sequence ATGAATATTATCAAAGAAATACCCTCAAAAGATACCTATATTGTTCGTCAACCCGTTCTCAGAAAGGGAAAACCAATAGAAAGCTGCATCTTTGAAGGGGATGATTTAAAATCTACACATCATTTTGGATTATTTGACAACGAAGAATTAATAGGAATTATTTCGTTATTCTCCCAAACCAACACTATATTTGCGGACGAAAATCAAGCTCAGATTCGAGGAATGGCTATTCTTGAAAATCATCAAAAAAAAGGATACGGTGAAGCTCTGGTAAAACATTGTGAATTTTTTTGCAAAGCACAAAACGTTGATTTAATTTGGTTTAACGCCAGAACAGCAGCTGTGGGGTTTTACAAAAAAATGAATTACCAAATAATTGGCGAGCCTTTTGATATAAAAGATGTCGGCGAACACTATTTAATGTTTAAAAAATTATAA
- a CDS encoding carbohydrate binding family 9 domain-containing protein — protein MKKLVFFSFLLYASFGYSQKKTLQAQSISQSILIDGKLDEAAWANAAVASDFVMFDPDNGKPIPEGKRSEIKVLYNNDAIYIGATLYDDEPDKILKEISQRDNFGTADIFGVFINGFNDGQQNFEFFVSAADVQGDCIMTDAIGEDYSWDAVWISKATLNDKGWIVEIKIPYAALRFSAENKQTWGINFFREIKRERKKYTWNLIDTKIGTFTQQNGNLEGIENIKPPTRLFFMPYASYYLNAGDGQKTYGTIKGGMDIKYGINDAFTLDAILIPDFGQTKYDDQILNLGPFEQQFNENRAFFTEGTDLFNKGNMFYSRRIGGKPSIDPDLNDNEEIIDNVQNVNLINALKVSGRTKNGLGIGILNAVTEKTFATIKDTITGATRREIVEPLTNYNVLVLDQRFRKNSSVTLINTNVSRNGHYRDANVTGLAWDLNTKANTYNLSGNVKYSLINAEEDKNGIYSTIGFAETSGNYRYSFGSDFVSKGFDPNDLGINFYTNYYNFYGNANYRILNPTKLFNSFKINYNMYTEFNKESGKIQDNSINANVNLTTVKNNYYGTGITFYPLESYDYYEPRAENRYVALPRRIEWWGSISTNYNHKFALDLNPSLLFFDESGRINYGCDIGPRYRFNDKLLLTYTFSYFRKNNNKGYIDSTDDDNNESTPETIVFANRNVITYANTLGGKYAINSAMTLNLAIRQYWSYAENKDILELEQDGTLSPYPQYTENKNSSFYSWNADLSYSWWFAPGSQVSILYRNSAANFERTIDKEFKSNVAELLNNTALKHVFSVSVKYFIDYNAVKNKIRKRA, from the coding sequence ATGAAAAAGTTAGTTTTCTTTAGTTTTCTATTATATGCATCTTTCGGTTACAGCCAAAAGAAAACCCTGCAGGCGCAATCAATTTCTCAATCTATTTTGATTGATGGAAAATTAGACGAAGCCGCCTGGGCAAATGCTGCTGTCGCTTCAGATTTTGTAATGTTTGACCCCGATAACGGAAAACCTATTCCGGAAGGAAAAAGATCAGAAATCAAGGTTTTATATAATAATGACGCTATTTATATAGGCGCAACTCTGTATGATGATGAACCTGATAAGATTTTAAAAGAAATTTCGCAACGCGATAATTTTGGAACTGCTGATATTTTTGGCGTTTTCATTAATGGGTTTAACGACGGTCAGCAAAATTTTGAGTTTTTTGTATCTGCCGCAGATGTTCAGGGCGATTGCATTATGACGGATGCTATTGGCGAGGATTATTCCTGGGATGCCGTTTGGATTAGCAAGGCAACATTAAACGATAAAGGCTGGATTGTGGAAATTAAAATTCCTTACGCCGCGTTACGATTTTCTGCAGAAAACAAACAAACGTGGGGAATTAATTTTTTCAGGGAAATTAAAAGAGAACGTAAAAAATATACTTGGAATTTAATTGACACCAAAATTGGCACTTTTACACAGCAAAACGGTAACCTTGAAGGTATTGAAAACATAAAACCTCCTACCCGATTGTTTTTTATGCCGTATGCTTCTTATTATTTAAACGCCGGCGATGGTCAAAAAACGTACGGAACAATTAAGGGCGGAATGGATATTAAATACGGAATTAATGATGCTTTTACGCTAGACGCTATTTTAATTCCTGATTTTGGTCAGACAAAATACGACGATCAAATCCTGAATTTAGGTCCGTTTGAACAGCAATTTAACGAAAACAGAGCTTTTTTTACCGAAGGAACTGATTTGTTCAATAAAGGAAATATGTTTTATTCGAGAAGAATTGGAGGAAAACCTTCTATTGATCCGGATTTGAATGACAATGAAGAAATAATCGACAATGTTCAGAATGTTAATCTTATAAACGCTTTAAAAGTTTCGGGAAGAACTAAAAACGGATTAGGAATTGGGATTTTAAATGCGGTTACCGAAAAAACGTTTGCCACAATAAAAGATACAATTACCGGAGCAACCAGACGCGAGATTGTAGAACCTTTGACAAATTATAATGTTTTGGTCTTAGATCAGCGCTTCCGCAAAAATTCATCGGTAACTTTAATTAATACAAATGTTTCCCGAAACGGACATTACCGCGACGCCAATGTAACCGGTTTAGCCTGGGATTTGAACACAAAAGCAAATACCTATAATTTATCCGGAAATGTAAAATATAGTTTAATTAATGCCGAAGAAGACAAGAACGGTATTTATTCGACTATTGGCTTTGCCGAAACAAGCGGGAATTACCGCTACAGTTTTGGTTCAGATTTTGTTTCTAAAGGTTTTGACCCGAATGATTTAGGAATTAATTTCTATACCAATTATTATAATTTTTACGGGAATGCGAATTACAGAATTCTAAACCCGACAAAGCTTTTTAATAGTTTTAAGATCAATTATAATATGTATACGGAATTCAACAAAGAATCCGGAAAAATACAGGATAACAGTATCAATGCAAATGTAAACCTGACGACTGTAAAAAATAATTATTACGGAACAGGAATTACGTTTTATCCTTTAGAATCATATGATTATTATGAGCCAAGAGCCGAAAACAGATATGTAGCGCTTCCGCGAAGAATAGAATGGTGGGGCAGTATTTCAACCAATTACAATCATAAATTTGCTTTAGATTTAAATCCGTCCTTATTGTTTTTTGATGAATCAGGAAGAATAAACTACGGCTGTGATATTGGACCAAGATATCGTTTTAATGATAAACTTTTGTTGACTTATACTTTTAGTTATTTTAGAAAAAACAACAATAAAGGTTATATAGACAGTACTGACGACGACAATAATGAAAGTACGCCTGAAACTATTGTTTTTGCAAATAGAAATGTCATTACGTATGCCAATACATTAGGAGGTAAATATGCCATAAACAGCGCAATGACACTTAATTTAGCCATTCGTCAATATTGGTCGTATGCAGAAAATAAAGATATTCTCGAGCTTGAACAAGACGGAACTTTATCTCCATATCCTCAATATACCGAAAACAAAAACTCAAGTTTTTATTCCTGGAACGCAGATTTATCCTATTCATGGTGGTTTGCACCGGGAAGTCAGGTTTCTATTTTATACCGAAATAGTGCGGCTAATTTTGAACGTACGATTGACAAAGAATTCAAATCTAATGTTGCTGAATTGCTAAATAATACGGCACTAAAACATGTTTTTTCAGTAAGCGTAAAATACTTTATTGACTATAATGCTGTCAAAAATAAGATTAGAAAGCGCGCGTAG
- a CDS encoding L,D-transpeptidase family protein — MKKLYFLIVICIFISCKKDEPKVIRVKTPPPAIILTDERKVVVDTSLINVFKSETLKQFYIASDNKSVWGNLKKRTYVLSQLKKSDELGLNPEDYKASTLEKYEKKISSLNDKQLATYDILLTYNFELYLSHLYKGKLNPKKLYTDWDLEEKTFDPNNTLIKAFNKNKLDSIVENIQSKSQTYKQLLKALEIINTFPEEEATDTIKSVDKITLKDTNNALINIKKKLLFWKDLTGKDSLTNIYDTKTFEAVKRFQERHGLAADGVIGVGTLSALNFTKEKRKQQIIANLERWRWYNNNFADNYFIINIPNYSLNVVESQDTTLVRNVVVGTSKRKTPIITSKLRTVVFNPTWTVPPTILKEDIIPEMKKNRNYLAKKRITIFDSAGREVDPKAWNENKPNSYRYVQSPGYNNSLGLMKILFPNHHSVYLHDTNHRNYFGRNNRSLSSGCVRIENPLELAEHILNDSTATNWPKEKIDSIIETKKTINIRITKKYALYQWYWTAWSKKNQLIFRADIYNLDSDLYAKLRD, encoded by the coding sequence ATGAAGAAACTCTACTTTCTGATTGTAATCTGTATTTTTATTAGCTGCAAAAAAGATGAACCTAAAGTTATTCGTGTAAAAACTCCTCCACCGGCAATTATTCTTACTGATGAAAGAAAAGTAGTTGTAGACACTTCATTAATAAATGTTTTTAAAAGTGAAACCTTAAAACAATTTTATATTGCATCTGATAACAAAAGCGTTTGGGGAAATCTTAAAAAAAGAACCTACGTTTTATCTCAATTAAAAAAGTCTGATGAATTAGGTTTAAATCCTGAAGATTATAAGGCTTCGACACTTGAAAAATACGAGAAAAAAATCAGCTCTTTAAATGACAAGCAATTAGCAACTTACGATATATTACTAACGTATAATTTTGAATTATATCTAAGTCATTTATATAAAGGAAAACTAAATCCTAAAAAACTATATACGGATTGGGATCTGGAAGAAAAAACGTTCGATCCAAACAATACGCTGATTAAAGCTTTCAACAAGAATAAATTAGATAGTATTGTCGAAAATATTCAGTCGAAATCGCAAACCTACAAGCAATTACTAAAAGCGCTTGAAATCATTAATACTTTTCCTGAAGAAGAAGCAACTGATACTATAAAATCTGTCGATAAAATAACATTAAAGGATACTAATAATGCTTTAATAAACATCAAAAAGAAGCTTTTATTCTGGAAAGATCTAACCGGAAAAGATAGTTTGACTAACATTTACGACACAAAAACATTCGAAGCTGTAAAAAGATTTCAGGAACGACACGGCTTAGCTGCTGACGGCGTTATTGGCGTTGGAACTTTGAGTGCTTTAAATTTTACTAAAGAAAAAAGAAAACAACAAATAATTGCAAATTTAGAACGCTGGAGATGGTATAATAATAATTTTGCTGACAATTATTTTATCATTAACATTCCTAATTACAGTTTAAATGTAGTTGAAAGTCAGGATACTACTCTTGTGCGAAATGTTGTTGTGGGAACCAGTAAAAGAAAAACTCCTATTATTACCTCAAAGCTAAGAACGGTTGTTTTTAATCCTACATGGACCGTTCCGCCCACTATTTTGAAAGAAGATATTATTCCTGAAATGAAAAAAAACAGGAATTATTTAGCCAAAAAAAGAATTACCATATTTGATTCTGCCGGTCGTGAAGTCGATCCAAAAGCCTGGAACGAAAATAAACCTAACAGTTACCGCTATGTACAAAGTCCGGGTTACAATAATTCTCTGGGTTTAATGAAAATTTTATTTCCAAATCATCACAGCGTATATTTACATGACACAAATCATCGCAATTACTTTGGAAGAAATAATCGCTCGCTAAGTTCCGGTTGTGTTCGTATTGAAAATCCTTTAGAATTGGCAGAACATATTTTAAATGATAGTACCGCAACAAATTGGCCGAAAGAAAAAATCGATTCTATTATTGAAACAAAAAAAACAATAAACATCAGAATTACCAAAAAATATGCTTTATACCAATGGTATTGGACAGCATGGAGCAAAAAAAATCAGCTCATTTTCAGAGCTGATATTTATAATCTTGATTCGGATTTGTACGCTAAACTAAGAGATTAG